The Thalassomonas actiniarum genome contains the following window.
TCCGCATACAACATCAACTGGGTTGAGCCGTTCACGACCTTGTAACCGCTAAAGTCATCCAGCGCTTGCCAGTCGATCTTACTTTGCTTATTGATTTTCACCATACCGTGATCCGACACCACCACCAGGTTCACCTCAAAAGGCAATTCATCTAGGCGCTGCTTAAGCTGGCCGATATAACCGTCAAGCATGGCCACGGCATCCTGTACCTGCTGCGATTCCGGACCAAAATCGTGTCCCATGTCATCCACCAGGGAAAAATAACCGGTAATAAAACTTGGCCGCTGGCTTGGTGGTAACTTTAACCAGTCGATAATGCCGTCGATACGCTCCTGGTAGGGGGTCGATTTATTATAGCCATGATAATAACTGGGCAGGATACCGCCAATTTCTGCATCGGATTCCGGCCAGAAGAAAGTGGCGCTGCGAACATTGTTTTGCTCGGCCAGGGTCCATAGCGGCGTGCCCCAGAGCCATAAAGGCTGCTCCTTTGCCTTGCCCATATCATAAACCTCGTCAAGCTCAACATCATAAAAGTCATTGTGCACCAGCCCGTGGTTGCTCGGGTACATACCGGTTACCAGAGTCAGATGGTTGGGAAAGGTTTTTGTCGGATAACTCGGCTGCATACTCGTCGCCCGTACCCCGCCCCGGGCCAGGGCCTTGAGGTTTTTCGCTTGGTATTTTTCAATATAGTCATAGCGAAAACCATCAAGCGAAATCAGCACCACGGGATTGACTGAGTGGACAGAGGTCACTTTTGATTGCGAACAACCCGCCAACAGCACCAGGGAAACAGCTAAAAACCACTTTAGCCGGGACAAGATAAACGACATTTATAACTACCTAAAATAAAGAATCTTCCCCTACCTTACCCGAATATCCAAGGCAGGCCTATCACTGATTTATCCGGCAAGCGGAATTCAGGTACAGGCATTTGGAAAAACCCTCTTTGTCTTTAAATCCTTAATAGCTAAAAAGCAATTATCACAAAGATTTACAATTAAAGATTACCATCAAAGCCTTGATCCCTTATCCTTTGTTATTAAAAGCCCTTTTTGCTGAAGAAGGCTCTGCGGTAACTTCTTTAAAAGGCAAGATATCACCACAAATTTACAAGGAATAATAATAGCGATGAAACATTTCAAACCTGCCATTCTGGCCCTGGCATTAACCGCTGCACTGGCGGGTTGTCAGCACCAGGCCGCCAATCAGGCAAACACAGGGCCCCAGCCGGACACCAATAGTCAGCAGATAATTAAAAGCCCGGCTGATCAAAGAGATT
Protein-coding sequences here:
- a CDS encoding ectonucleotide pyrophosphatase/phosphodiesterase, which produces MSFILSRLKWFLAVSLVLLAGCSQSKVTSVHSVNPVVLISLDGFRYDYIEKYQAKNLKALARGGVRATSMQPSYPTKTFPNHLTLVTGMYPSNHGLVHNDFYDVELDEVYDMGKAKEQPLWLWGTPLWTLAEQNNVRSATFFWPESDAEIGGILPSYYHGYNKSTPYQERIDGIIDWLKLPPSQRPSFITGYFSLVDDMGHDFGPESQQVQDAVAMLDGYIGQLKQRLDELPFEVNLVVVSDHGMVKINKQSKIDWQALDDFSGYKVVNGSTQLMLYADKAISQSKIAEDVKRLNAKSMGRYRVYAKETIPERLHYGGSHRIADILLDVAPPATFSDTKWLDDAVGGTHGFNPYRVKEMAAIFIANGPDFKQGLEIPSFENIHVFPVLASILGLPIPENIDGDLAVLAPILAQDGKKAASANLVTRAEQ